One stretch of Carettochelys insculpta isolate YL-2023 chromosome 20, ASM3395843v1, whole genome shotgun sequence DNA includes these proteins:
- the TRIM16 gene encoding tripartite motif-containing protein 16 codes for MDQKAPAVKSCLTCMVNYCEDHLRPHLENSKLRSHKLMDPAKDIDLQTCEAHKGHLGWFCQTDLVCVCEECLAEEHQGHNLLTCEAARRDNESELLQTQEEYNWKLKSAENAIVKLKNNTQSIVSSVSGVKSLVTRQFGELLEAVRMAQSEVLAFLEEKERVAVNQANGIKTHLEHKCAAMEENKLRLEKMASHTSDILFLKEYCEFKKHTGDDALPSVYIGLKDKLSGIRKVIVESTDHLLELVQSSYKEKLQEFAKEEDCGIKTMVSAIVPSRYHMSAPDPEMRQDFTKYTCPLMFDPVTAHRYLRLLEDNHKVTNTAPWEHSYPDHPERFEHWRQVLSDTSLYMGRYYFEVEISGAGIYIGMTYKSIDRKGSESNSCISGNNFSWSIQWNGKSFSAWHSDVETPLKTDPFSQIGVYLDYPKGTLSFYGITPDTMTLIHKFECEFAEPVYPAFWLSKKENSIQIIKAGDAEEKTPASWASPEEAAPSNTCSASMVAGLAEGP; via the exons ATGGATCAGAAGGCCCCAGCAGTGAAGTCCTGCCTGACCTGTATGGTGAATTACTGTGAGGACCACCTCCGGCCTCACCTGGAGAACAGCAAGCTGAGGAGCCACAAACTGATGGACCCTGCAAAGGACATTGATCTGCAGACCTGCGAGGCTCACAAGGGCCACTTGGGGTGGTTCTGCCAGACCGACCTGGTGTGTGTCTGCGAGGAGTGCCTGGCCGAAGAGCACCAGGGGCACAACTTGCTTACCTGTGAGGCTGCCAGGAGGGACAATGAG AGTGAACTTCTGCAGACCCAAGAGGAGTACAATTGGAAACTGAAGTCTGCTGAAAATGCAATTGTCAAGTTGAAGAATAATACACAGTCTATAGTG AGTTCTGTCTCCGGAGTGAAGAGCCTGGTGACCAGGCAGTTTGGGGAGCTGCTAGAGGCCGTCAGGATGGCTCAGTCAGAGGTCCTGGCATTTCTAGAAGAGAAGGAGCGTGTGGCGGTGAATCAAGCCAATGGGATAAAGACCCATCTGGAACACAAATGTGCTGCCATGGAAGAGAATAAACTCAGACTGGAGAAGATGGCCAGCCACACCAGTGACATCCTGTTCCTTAAG gaatATTGTGAATTCAAGAAGCACACAGGGGACGATGCACTTCCCAGTGTTTACATTGGACTGAAAGATAAACTGTCGGGGATCAGAAAGGTCATTGTGGAGTCAACAGATCACTTGCTAGAGCTTGTGCAAAGCTCTTATAAGGAAAAGCTCCAGGAGTTTGCAAAGGAAG AGGATTGTGGGATCAAAACGATGGTGTCTGCAATCGTACCATCCAGGTACCACATGTCGGCTCCGGATCCAGAGATGAGGCAAGACTTTACGAAGT acACATGCCCGTTAATGTTTGACCCAGTCACAGCCCACCGATATCTCAGGCTCTTGGAGGACAACCACAAAGTAACCAACACCGCTCCCTGGGAACACTCCTACCCAGACCACCCTGAAAGATTTGAGCACTGGCGCCAGGTGCTGTCAGACACGAGCTTGTATATGGGCCGCTACTACTTTGAGGTTGAAATAAGTGGAGCTGGCATTTACATTGGGATGACGTACAAAAGCATTGACCGGAAGGGGtcagaaagcaacagctgcatctcGGGGAATAACTTTTCCTGGAGCATCCAGTGGAATGGCAAGAGCTTCTCTGCATGGCACAGTGATGTGgagacaccactgaaaacagaccCATTCAGTCAGATAGGGGTCTATCTGGACTACCCCAAGGGCACCTTGTCCTTCTATGGCATCACCCCAGACACCATGACTCTGATACACAAGTTTGAGTGCGAATTTGCTGAGCCAGTCTACCCTGCGTTCTGGCTTTCGAAGAAAGAAAACTCCATCCAGATAATCAAAGCAGGGGATGCTGAGGAGAAGACTCCAGCCTCTTGGGCTTCCCCAGAAGAAGCTGCTCCTTCCAACACATGCTCAGCGTCCATGGTGGCAGGATTGGCTGAGGGTCCATGA